One genomic segment of Brevibacillus laterosporus LMG 15441 includes these proteins:
- the deoD gene encoding purine-nucleoside phosphorylase gives MSVHIEAKEGQIAESILLPGDPLRAKYIAETFLENPECFNNVRGMLGFTGTYKGKRVSVMGTGMGVPSISIYVHELINSYGVKNLVRVGTCGAIQKDVKVRDIIIAMSSSSDSAVNKVRFNNIDYAPTANFDLLKKAYDVATERNMPTRVGNVFTSDSFYNDDTARLPKLAEYGVLAVEMETTALYTIAAKFGARALSVLTVSDHILTGEETTAMERQTTFNQMIEVALEAIIAEA, from the coding sequence ATGAGTGTACATATCGAAGCTAAAGAAGGCCAAATTGCAGAATCTATCTTATTACCAGGTGACCCGTTGCGTGCCAAATACATTGCTGAAACATTCTTGGAAAACCCAGAGTGCTTTAATAATGTTCGCGGTATGCTAGGATTTACAGGTACTTATAAAGGAAAACGCGTGTCTGTTATGGGAACTGGAATGGGTGTACCATCTATTTCTATCTATGTTCATGAATTAATTAACTCTTATGGCGTGAAAAATTTGGTTCGCGTAGGCACATGCGGTGCGATCCAAAAAGATGTAAAGGTTAGAGATATTATCATTGCGATGTCTTCCTCTTCTGACTCTGCCGTTAACAAAGTACGTTTTAACAATATCGATTATGCACCAACAGCTAACTTTGACTTGTTGAAAAAAGCATATGACGTAGCTACTGAACGTAACATGCCGACTAGGGTTGGTAACGTATTTACAAGTGATTCGTTCTACAATGATGATACAGCTCGCTTGCCAAAATTGGCTGAATACGGCGTCCTAGCGGTTGAAATGGAAACAACTGCTCTGTACACAATCGCAGCTAAATTTGGTGCTCGCGCATTGTCTGTCCTTACAGTGAGTGATCATATTTTGACAGGTGAAGAAACAACAGCTATGGAGCGTCAAACCACCTTTAACCAAATGATTGAAGTTGCATTGGAAGCTATTATTGCAGAAGCGTAA
- a CDS encoding M3 family oligoendopeptidase: MLQSKDFPYERIDMSQLKEEFTEQLNNFTEISTYEQEEAAIATILALQRKFLTAWSIASNRFCINTEDDFYKKEQEFYDEQVPYFDEWKNEYYRAILHSRHREKHEQKWGKVYFTLAEKQMSTFSPDVLYDLQEENKYCSEYVKLLASAKVEFDGKELSLPELGPYQQSTDRDIRKKSIDAKYQYMKDHEAELDHIFDKLVKIRTTIAHKLGFPSFVELGYARMQRIDYNQEMVSVFREQVKKQIVPAVNRLKERQRQHIGVSTLTYYDDPLLFPSGNPVPKGGPEWILENGKRMYKELSPETNEFFKMMVDRGLLDVYSRKGKATGGYCDYFQEQKVPFIFANFNGTSHDVVVLTHEVGHAFQAYSSRHIPMPECIFPTSESAEIHSMSMEFLTWPWMSLFFKEDAEKFKYEHVHDSFSSILYICMVDEYQHYVYENHTASPEDRKQAWRQLEREYRPYYNFEENDYLERGNYWHQQRHIFKYPFYYIDYGLAQICAFQFWQLANKDRDQAWKNYLRICEVGGSKSFTEIVELAELRSPFTAGCLDSVVKDIVDWLEQADYEKM; this comes from the coding sequence ATGTTACAATCTAAGGATTTTCCGTATGAACGAATTGATATGTCCCAATTGAAAGAAGAATTTACTGAACAATTGAATAATTTTACGGAAATAAGTACGTATGAACAAGAAGAAGCAGCCATAGCTACTATACTTGCCTTACAGCGAAAATTCCTAACCGCATGGAGCATCGCTAGCAATCGTTTTTGCATAAACACGGAAGATGATTTTTATAAGAAAGAACAAGAATTTTACGATGAGCAGGTTCCTTATTTTGATGAGTGGAAGAACGAATACTATCGTGCAATTTTACATTCCCGCCACAGAGAGAAGCATGAGCAAAAGTGGGGGAAGGTTTATTTTACCTTGGCAGAAAAGCAAATGAGCACCTTCTCTCCAGATGTTCTTTATGATTTGCAGGAGGAGAATAAATATTGTAGCGAATATGTAAAATTGCTAGCCAGTGCTAAGGTTGAATTTGATGGCAAGGAACTATCCTTACCCGAACTAGGCCCATATCAGCAATCAACCGATCGGGATATTCGTAAAAAATCCATTGATGCAAAATATCAATATATGAAAGATCATGAAGCAGAACTAGACCACATATTTGACAAGCTTGTTAAAATCAGAACAACTATCGCACATAAGCTGGGCTTCCCATCCTTCGTGGAGCTAGGCTATGCTCGTATGCAACGAATAGACTATAACCAAGAGATGGTCAGCGTATTCCGTGAACAAGTGAAAAAGCAGATTGTACCAGCCGTGAACCGCCTTAAAGAACGTCAGCGACAACACATTGGAGTCTCGACGTTAACTTATTATGATGATCCTTTGTTGTTTCCTTCTGGAAATCCAGTCCCAAAAGGGGGGCCGGAATGGATCTTAGAAAACGGAAAAAGAATGTATAAGGAGCTATCTCCTGAGACGAACGAATTTTTCAAAATGATGGTAGATAGAGGCTTGCTTGATGTGTATAGCAGAAAAGGCAAGGCAACAGGTGGCTACTGTGACTATTTTCAGGAGCAAAAAGTCCCGTTTATTTTTGCCAACTTTAATGGAACTTCCCATGATGTTGTTGTACTAACACATGAGGTAGGTCATGCCTTCCAAGCATATTCTAGCAGGCACATCCCCATGCCAGAATGCATCTTTCCAACTAGTGAATCAGCCGAGATTCATTCCATGAGTATGGAATTTTTAACCTGGCCATGGATGTCTCTCTTTTTTAAAGAGGATGCCGAGAAATTTAAATATGAGCATGTACATGATAGTTTTTCCTCCATTCTATATATTTGCATGGTGGATGAATACCAGCATTATGTTTACGAAAACCACACAGCAAGCCCCGAGGATCGTAAACAAGCATGGAGGCAGCTAGAACGGGAGTACCGTCCTTACTACAACTTTGAAGAAAATGATTATTTAGAGCGTGGAAATTACTGGCATCAACAGCGCCATATTTTCAAGTATCCCTTTTATTATATTGATTATGGTCTTGCTCAAATTTGTGCCTTCCAGTTTTGGCAATTAGCAAATAAAGATCGAGACCAAGCATGGAAAAACTACTTGCGTATTTGCGAAGTAGGAGGCAGCAAAAGCTTTACGGAGATCGTCGAGCTGGCAGAGCTGCGCTCCCCATTTACAGCAGGCTGTCTAGATTCAGTGGTTAAGGACATTGTAGATTGGTTAGAACAAGCTGATTATGAAAAAATGTAA
- a CDS encoding BMP family ABC transporter substrate-binding protein: MTEQSKGFVYIIGALVIWLLLLLTFQFLLNMKQIQGFTRKNVAEHQIALLLEGPTFDQAWNSAALQTMYKLQDKYHFDLEIVQEVDRHKIKAVASNLAESGYDLIMGHGIVFSEPFTEVAAMYPHTRFVTLNGTASHPNQTVIQFDMEPAGYLIGKLATLMSKTKTVGFIVADMPNDRPLAKGLERGVKETDPSAKALIRFIPDYNDTKAAVKAARNLMTEHKADVIYSAGDSINLQVINEVQKQNVLAIGYISDQRFLAPNHVISSLVQDVEQVYTTLIEQYLQKRLESGTVLYGLNENVNCLGPYGKMVPLSVQLEMNRTIENLKRANAH; the protein is encoded by the coding sequence GTGACCGAACAATCCAAGGGTTTCGTCTACATTATTGGAGCTTTGGTAATCTGGTTACTTTTGCTCCTAACCTTTCAGTTTCTATTAAATATGAAACAAATCCAAGGGTTCACACGAAAAAATGTAGCCGAACATCAAATTGCTTTACTTTTAGAGGGTCCTACTTTCGATCAAGCTTGGAATAGTGCAGCCCTGCAGACTATGTATAAGCTACAGGACAAGTATCATTTTGATCTAGAGATCGTTCAGGAAGTGGATAGACATAAAATTAAGGCAGTCGCATCCAATCTGGCAGAGTCAGGATATGATTTAATCATGGGTCACGGAATCGTTTTCTCTGAACCCTTTACAGAGGTAGCTGCCATGTATCCACATACAAGGTTTGTCACTCTTAATGGAACGGCCAGTCATCCAAATCAAACAGTCATTCAATTTGATATGGAACCAGCCGGTTATCTTATTGGCAAGCTGGCTACCCTGATGTCCAAAACGAAGACTGTAGGCTTTATCGTTGCAGATATGCCTAATGATAGGCCTCTTGCGAAGGGATTAGAGCGTGGAGTGAAAGAAACAGACCCTTCCGCAAAAGCTTTAATCAGGTTTATTCCAGATTACAATGATACAAAGGCCGCCGTCAAAGCCGCTCGGAATTTGATGACTGAGCATAAAGCTGATGTGATTTACTCTGCAGGTGATAGTATTAATTTACAAGTAATCAATGAGGTGCAAAAACAAAATGTCCTTGCTATTGGATATATTAGTGACCAGCGTTTCTTAGCGCCGAACCATGTAATTTCTAGCCTCGTGCAAGACGTAGAGCAAGTGTATACGACCTTAATTGAACAATATCTTCAAAAAAGACTTGAAAGTGGCACCGTATTGTATGGGCTTAATGAGAATGTAAATTGCTTGGGGCCTTATGGGAAGATGGTTCCTCTTTCCGTCCAACTAGAAATGAATCGTACCATAGAAAATCTAAAACGAGCCAATGCCCATTGA
- a CDS encoding nicotinate phosphoribosyltransferase produces the protein MNYENLTLHTDKYQINMMYAHWKNGTHNQIRVFEAYFRKLPFGNGFAVFAGLQRVIEYIDNLHFTKQELEYLAEQEENYEPAFLEELAKLRFTGQLRCMAEGTIIFPNEPLIQVEARVFEAQLIETAILNFINYQILIATKAARIRLIAPNETLLEFGTRRAQEADAAVWGARAAYLAGFDATSNMRAGMLFKIPTKGTHAHSWVQDHATEEEAFEKFAKALPENVVLLVDTYDTLKSGVPNAIKVGEKLRKEGKQLKGIRLDSGDIAYLSRKARKMLDDAGFPEVAIIASNDLDENVIFNLKMQGAQIDTWGVGTKLITAEDNPALGGVYKVVAKKEEDHYIPTIKISGNPEKITTPGNKRVYRVINKDTGKAEGDYIAMAEEQVHGLPRIMLFDPVHVYLHKFVENYEAIELLQTIYEDGVLVYQSPTLEETKEYHKQQYQLFWDEYLRKLNPERYPVDLSQLVWDTKMNLISQHKQK, from the coding sequence GTGAACTATGAGAATTTGACGTTACATACGGACAAATATCAGATCAACATGATGTATGCTCATTGGAAAAATGGTACACACAATCAAATTCGTGTTTTTGAGGCTTATTTCCGAAAACTTCCTTTTGGAAATGGCTTTGCTGTGTTTGCCGGATTACAACGGGTTATTGAATATATTGACAATCTGCACTTTACGAAACAAGAGCTGGAGTATTTGGCTGAGCAGGAAGAAAATTATGAGCCTGCTTTCTTAGAGGAGCTAGCAAAATTGCGTTTTACAGGTCAGCTTCGTTGTATGGCTGAGGGAACTATCATTTTCCCAAATGAGCCATTGATACAGGTAGAAGCTCGTGTCTTTGAAGCACAATTAATTGAAACCGCCATTCTAAACTTTATCAACTACCAGATTTTAATCGCGACAAAAGCGGCACGTATTCGTTTAATCGCTCCAAATGAAACTTTGCTGGAGTTTGGAACAAGGCGAGCACAAGAAGCAGACGCCGCCGTATGGGGGGCACGCGCGGCCTATTTGGCGGGTTTTGATGCCACATCAAACATGCGGGCTGGTATGTTGTTTAAAATTCCTACAAAGGGTACGCACGCGCATTCGTGGGTGCAGGACCATGCTACAGAGGAGGAAGCGTTTGAGAAATTTGCAAAGGCTCTTCCGGAAAATGTGGTTTTGCTTGTTGATACATATGATACGTTAAAAAGCGGAGTACCGAACGCCATAAAGGTGGGAGAAAAGCTGCGCAAAGAAGGAAAGCAATTAAAAGGTATTCGGCTAGATAGTGGGGATATTGCTTATTTGTCGAGAAAAGCCCGCAAGATGCTAGACGATGCAGGTTTTCCGGAAGTTGCGATTATAGCATCCAACGATTTAGATGAGAATGTGATATTCAATCTAAAAATGCAAGGAGCTCAGATTGATACGTGGGGTGTGGGAACCAAGCTCATCACAGCGGAGGATAATCCTGCATTAGGTGGAGTATATAAGGTGGTAGCTAAGAAAGAAGAAGATCACTACATCCCGACGATTAAAATCTCAGGAAATCCAGAAAAAATTACGACCCCAGGGAACAAACGTGTATATCGAGTAATTAACAAGGATACGGGTAAGGCTGAAGGAGATTATATTGCAATGGCAGAAGAACAGGTCCATGGCCTGCCGCGTATTATGCTATTTGATCCAGTTCACGTTTACCTTCATAAATTCGTGGAGAACTACGAGGCAATCGAATTGTTGCAAACGATCTATGAAGATGGAGTCTTAGTGTATCAGTCTCCTACTCTTGAGGAGACTAAAGAATATCATAAACAACAGTATCAACTGTTCTGGGATGAATATCTGCGTAAATTAAATCCGGAGAGGTACCCAGTTGATTTAAGTCAATTAGTATGGGACACCAAAATGAATCTCATTTCGCAGCATAAACAAAAATAA
- a CDS encoding S66 peptidase family protein, whose protein sequence is MNKGCTLRVGDCVGLIAPASPVEGYRVEKAICEVEAMGLRVKVGPSSYRSFGGYLSDTPENRACELEAMFRDPEVRAIWCLRGGYGTPQLLDLLDYSIIAENPKLFIGYSDITALHTAFMQEACLATLHGPMAAVEPVNGFDPLSKEYLERILFCAEPLGEIVNPPGIAARCLVPGTASGTIVGGNLSLICTTLGTAYELDTTDKILFLEDIDEEPYQVDRMLTQLALAGKFSDASAIILGSWEACAAKEGKESFTVEEIFERIIVPFQKPTLANMQIGHDPTNLPLPLGVRGTVIAHEGILCVEESLTIE, encoded by the coding sequence ATGAATAAAGGATGTACATTACGAGTTGGAGATTGCGTTGGATTAATAGCGCCGGCAAGTCCAGTTGAGGGGTATCGGGTAGAGAAGGCGATATGCGAGGTAGAAGCTATGGGATTGCGTGTTAAGGTAGGGCCTAGTAGCTATCGTTCCTTTGGTGGATATTTAAGTGATACACCAGAAAATAGGGCTTGTGAGCTGGAAGCGATGTTTCGTGATCCTGAGGTGAGAGCGATTTGGTGTCTTCGAGGAGGCTATGGTACACCACAGCTTTTAGACTTATTGGATTACTCGATTATAGCAGAGAATCCGAAGCTATTTATTGGCTATAGTGATATTACAGCGTTGCATACGGCATTTATGCAGGAGGCTTGCTTAGCTACTCTGCATGGTCCCATGGCAGCAGTAGAACCGGTTAATGGCTTTGATCCCCTTTCCAAAGAGTATTTAGAACGGATATTGTTTTGTGCAGAGCCGTTGGGTGAAATCGTTAATCCACCTGGTATAGCTGCTCGTTGCCTTGTGCCAGGTACGGCTTCTGGCACTATAGTTGGCGGGAATCTTAGCCTAATTTGTACGACGCTAGGAACAGCATACGAGCTTGATACGACTGATAAAATATTATTTTTAGAAGATATAGATGAAGAGCCATATCAAGTGGATCGCATGTTAACTCAGTTAGCTTTAGCAGGTAAATTTTCCGATGCGAGCGCAATTATCTTAGGCTCCTGGGAGGCTTGTGCCGCAAAAGAGGGGAAAGAAAGCTTTACGGTCGAGGAGATTTTTGAAAGAATCATTGTTCCTTTTCAGAAACCTACGCTAGCTAATATGCAAATCGGTCACGATCCTACTAATCTCCCGCTGCCATTAGGCGTGAGAGGTACGGTTATCGCTCATGAAGGAATACTTTGTGTGGAGGAAAGTTTAACGATAGAATGA
- a CDS encoding DUF2203 domain-containing protein, producing MSKKYFSLDEANQYIPFLEKELLFLRDQKREISEKYHRLQIVKSHVDHIGINDFADHEVFELECQIEFLHMEYSMHAEAIERHGMKVKEIELGLVDFPAILDGVEVYLCWKLGEGSVSHYHGMEEGFLGRRKIS from the coding sequence ATGAGCAAGAAATACTTTAGTCTAGATGAAGCGAATCAATATATCCCGTTTCTAGAAAAAGAACTCCTCTTTTTACGAGATCAAAAGCGCGAAATTTCTGAGAAATATCACCGCTTGCAAATTGTCAAAAGTCATGTTGACCATATTGGGATTAATGACTTTGCCGATCATGAGGTTTTTGAATTAGAATGTCAGATAGAGTTTTTGCATATGGAATATTCCATGCATGCTGAAGCGATCGAAAGACATGGCATGAAGGTTAAAGAGATAGAGCTTGGGTTAGTGGATTTTCCGGCCATTCTAGATGGAGTAGAGGTATACCTCTGTTGGAAGCTAGGAGAGGGGAGTGTTAGCCACTATCATGGGATGGAAGAAGGCTTTCTCGGTAGAAGAAAAATCTCGTAG
- a CDS encoding ATP-binding protein, translated as MQTELATFSFLMNQVKDIIFLIKVTADQQFVVLQVNEAFLEATGYEYDEVVGKPIQASFKEEAMLFSVDKCFEAVQQQSTVEYEESLNAPLGTSTYEIALHPIQHANSTQFVVGIVRNITERKLVEEKQCKSEKLWVVGQLSAAIAHELRNPLTSLKGFLKLMEKQMENRDERILKYLQIMGGEFERIEQIVDGFMQLSLPEPIQRNYLYLPSLVEEAIELFYEENQSLFLEIHIEFHFYGEIPLISCDRDLMKRVLLHLFMNAAESMPGGGDIFLTVYVNELEVCIAIVDEGIGIEEERLHRLGEPFYSTKEKGTGLGLTMCYQVVKQHQGRIMIHSQENEGTIVTVALPIHPF; from the coding sequence ATGCAAACTGAGTTGGCCACGTTTTCATTTCTGATGAATCAAGTAAAAGACATTATCTTCTTGATAAAGGTAACGGCAGATCAGCAATTCGTAGTGTTACAGGTAAATGAAGCATTTTTAGAAGCTACTGGATATGAATATGATGAAGTTGTTGGAAAACCCATACAAGCCTCTTTCAAAGAAGAAGCAATGCTTTTTTCTGTGGATAAATGTTTTGAAGCCGTACAACAGCAATCTACGGTCGAATATGAAGAAAGTCTGAACGCTCCGCTTGGTACCTCTACTTACGAAATTGCCCTACATCCCATTCAGCATGCAAACTCAACTCAATTTGTAGTTGGGATTGTACGCAATATTACAGAACGTAAGCTTGTGGAAGAGAAGCAGTGTAAATCTGAGAAGCTATGGGTAGTTGGTCAGCTCTCAGCTGCCATTGCTCATGAATTACGTAATCCCTTAACTTCTTTAAAGGGTTTTCTTAAATTAATGGAGAAGCAAATGGAAAACAGAGATGAGAGGATACTGAAGTATCTGCAAATCATGGGAGGAGAATTTGAACGAATCGAGCAGATTGTTGATGGATTTATGCAGTTGTCTTTGCCTGAACCAATACAACGTAACTATCTATATCTTCCAAGTCTTGTAGAGGAAGCAATAGAGCTTTTTTATGAAGAAAATCAATCCCTGTTCCTAGAGATCCACATTGAGTTTCATTTCTATGGAGAAATACCCTTGATTAGCTGCGATCGCGATTTAATGAAGCGAGTTTTACTGCACTTGTTCATGAATGCAGCCGAGTCAATGCCTGGTGGGGGAGATATTTTTCTGACAGTGTATGTAAACGAGCTAGAGGTATGCATAGCAATCGTGGATGAAGGTATCGGGATTGAAGAAGAACGCTTGCATCGATTAGGAGAACCCTTTTATTCGACGAAGGAAAAAGGAACAGGACTGGGACTTACTATGTGTTATCAAGTAGTGAAACAGCATCAGGGAAGAATCATGATTCATAGTCAGGAAAATGAAGGGACGATTGTCACTGTTGCCCTCCCCATTCATCCTTTCTAA
- a CDS encoding VOC family protein, translating to MKNWVQVRIARPTDKYEEVISFYETGIGLKRIGSFENHEGYDGIMFGLPDAEYHLEFTRHVNGSPCPAPTKDNLLVFYMPDINEIQKITTRLQSMGYYPVEPENPYWKEKGTTIEDPDGWRIVFMNAAE from the coding sequence ATGAAGAACTGGGTCCAAGTAAGGATAGCAAGACCAACGGATAAATATGAAGAGGTTATCAGCTTTTATGAAACAGGTATAGGGCTAAAACGGATTGGGAGCTTTGAAAACCATGAAGGCTATGATGGAATCATGTTTGGCTTACCTGATGCAGAATATCATTTAGAATTTACCAGACATGTGAACGGAAGTCCTTGCCCAGCTCCAACCAAAGACAATCTGCTGGTATTTTACATGCCTGATATAAATGAAATTCAGAAAATTACCACTAGATTGCAGTCAATGGGCTATTACCCAGTTGAGCCAGAGAATCCTTATTGGAAAGAAAAAGGGACTACTATAGAAGATCCTGATGGATGGAGAATTGTATTCATGAATGCGGCGGAGTAA
- a CDS encoding SprT-like domain-containing protein, whose translation MNSKQKPTALMLKYLYAHLFVVDPKRELELEKLSYQDVYEFIQQIKRFTKEKQQTLSLSGSFQERAIWRIDTSSSMELYQIGNQLSLHYFGRPCKIPIEWDKSVKDAAGSFIFERTYQKPIKIVQSLWQYNQFGAQHVIATLKHELAHYHLCLQNKPFADGTPEFVAECKRIGAPLFAVKMLEGFQTYCSECGRKADILKKARKKDKSPCCKAALVCKEYVIRLPDGRLVQVEV comes from the coding sequence ATGAATAGTAAACAAAAACCAACTGCCCTCATGTTAAAATATTTATACGCCCACCTTTTTGTTGTGGACCCAAAACGTGAATTGGAGCTGGAGAAACTCTCCTATCAGGACGTGTATGAATTTATTCAGCAAATAAAACGTTTCACAAAAGAAAAACAACAAACGTTATCACTCTCTGGTAGCTTTCAAGAGCGAGCTATTTGGAGAATTGATACTTCTTCCTCCATGGAATTGTATCAAATTGGCAATCAATTAAGCCTTCATTATTTTGGCCGCCCTTGTAAGATTCCTATCGAATGGGATAAATCAGTAAAGGATGCTGCAGGAAGCTTTATATTTGAGCGAACCTATCAAAAGCCTATTAAAATTGTACAAAGCCTGTGGCAATACAATCAATTTGGCGCCCAGCATGTCATCGCCACGCTCAAGCATGAGCTGGCTCATTACCATCTGTGCTTGCAAAACAAGCCCTTTGCGGATGGAACACCAGAGTTCGTAGCCGAATGTAAACGTATAGGAGCTCCCTTATTTGCGGTTAAAATGCTGGAAGGATTTCAGACATACTGCTCTGAGTGCGGCAGAAAGGCAGACATTTTAAAAAAAGCACGTAAAAAAGATAAAAGCCCTTGCTGTAAAGCGGCACTCGTATGCAAAGAGTATGTCATTCGTTTGCCTGATGGACGTCTTGTCCAAGTAGAAGTGTAA
- a CDS encoding ATP-binding protein translates to MSPFRNMGFQMKMMLSYFVMMLLIGSVAILNSYQITKVTSEESHLTQKVVPQTNALLELKNQLYTKMFALQMYVSTREPNYLEKYYTVFEMRDTFTMLKRNEENKEFFQIIDLIHELDLIFLNKVDPLLKANNVDAVTFVLTTEVDPKIAYLEKFVSLSLRTIESKTSEEVLNSSKRLKFSLIITYTISVASILFGLFCTLYFRRELMRPIRSLLRQMREVSNGTFGQQITYSVRDEFYELAQECNKMSRNISLLFQQGERQNQILAQEKHVREQILDSLPVGIITRHFVTGEVYINRKALELVQLDEESYPRTVTPQVWVSKDDPSMDCNSVWFENQKMELLHKNNSPFLGLVSYVPLRDNDQGNMGWMVVLSDITEQEQVQQYINQSEKLALVGQLAAGAAHEIRNPLTVIYGFIQLLQQKLTKEERKKYHLSLVLQEIERVNKIVTEMLLLSKPSTPINREIPALELLNSIFTLTKGEALLHGIEMKFICPPTISLYVDQEQMKQVLLNLMKNSMEAMPQGGQLKVVCTETTSGVRIRIIDTGNGIPEEYLSRVMDPFFSVKEGGTGLGLPITMRLVSNHGGEMQVESKLGKGTTITIDLPYQPKKADQSDHNEQ, encoded by the coding sequence ATGTCCCCTTTTCGCAACATGGGATTTCAGATGAAAATGATGTTAAGTTACTTTGTGATGATGCTTCTCATTGGCTCCGTTGCAATTCTGAATAGTTATCAGATCACCAAGGTAACCTCTGAGGAATCTCATTTAACGCAAAAGGTTGTTCCACAAACCAATGCTTTATTAGAACTAAAAAATCAATTGTATACGAAAATGTTTGCCTTACAAATGTATGTATCAACACGTGAACCGAACTATCTGGAAAAATATTATACCGTTTTTGAGATGCGAGATACATTCACAATGTTGAAACGAAATGAGGAAAACAAGGAATTTTTCCAAATCATCGACCTTATTCATGAATTAGATCTTATTTTCCTAAATAAAGTTGATCCATTACTGAAAGCCAACAACGTAGACGCTGTTACCTTCGTCTTAACAACAGAGGTTGACCCTAAAATCGCTTACCTAGAGAAGTTCGTCAGTCTATCCTTACGAACGATTGAATCGAAAACATCAGAAGAAGTGCTAAACAGTAGCAAACGTCTAAAATTTTCACTCATTATTACATATACCATTTCGGTAGCCTCTATTTTGTTCGGCTTATTTTGTACCCTCTACTTCCGAAGAGAACTAATGCGCCCGATTCGCTCGCTTCTAAGACAGATGCGTGAGGTTTCGAATGGAACTTTTGGTCAGCAAATTACGTACAGTGTACGCGATGAATTTTATGAACTAGCACAAGAATGTAACAAGATGTCACGTAATATTTCTCTCCTCTTTCAACAAGGAGAACGCCAAAATCAAATTTTGGCCCAAGAGAAGCATGTTCGAGAGCAAATTCTTGATTCCTTGCCTGTAGGGATCATTACCCGCCATTTTGTTACTGGTGAAGTTTATATTAACCGCAAGGCCTTAGAATTAGTACAGCTAGATGAAGAATCATATCCGCGTACAGTGACTCCGCAAGTCTGGGTATCAAAAGATGATCCAAGCATGGATTGTAATTCCGTTTGGTTTGAGAATCAAAAAATGGAGCTATTACATAAAAATAACTCTCCTTTCCTTGGTCTCGTTTCCTACGTTCCTTTACGTGATAATGATCAAGGAAATATGGGGTGGATGGTTGTTTTATCCGACATTACCGAACAAGAACAGGTACAACAATATATTAACCAATCCGAAAAACTAGCCTTGGTCGGACAATTAGCTGCTGGTGCCGCTCATGAAATTCGTAACCCTCTAACAGTAATCTATGGATTTATTCAATTGCTACAACAAAAGCTAACAAAAGAAGAACGTAAAAAATATCACCTATCACTTGTCCTGCAAGAGATAGAGCGTGTGAACAAAATCGTTACGGAAATGTTACTTTTGTCAAAACCCTCAACACCTATAAACCGTGAAATTCCTGCCTTAGAGCTATTGAACTCTATTTTTACCTTAACGAAGGGGGAAGCTCTTCTGCATGGAATTGAAATGAAATTTATTTGTCCTCCAACCATTTCGCTTTATGTTGATCAGGAGCAAATGAAGCAAGTCTTGTTAAATTTAATGAAAAATAGCATGGAGGCAATGCCACAGGGAGGACAACTAAAAGTTGTCTGCACGGAAACAACATCAGGCGTACGCATTCGCATTATTGATACCGGAAATGGTATCCCTGAAGAATATCTATCTCGTGTGATGGACCCTTTCTTCTCTGTAAAAGAAGGCGGGACTGGTTTAGGCCTGCCTATTACAATGCGCCTTGTGAGCAATCATGGTGGTGAAATGCAAGTAGAAAGTAAATTAGGTAAAGGGACTACGATTACCATTGATCTTCCCTACCAACCTAAAAAGGCTGACCAATCAGACCATAATGAGCAGTAA